In Salinibacterium sp. ZJ70, one DNA window encodes the following:
- the gcvT gene encoding glycine cleavage system aminomethyltransferase GcvT has product MTDAHSDADARRSPLDAVHVAAGASFTDFAGWQMPVRYSSDLAEHHAVRTAAGLFDLSHMAEILVVGPQAAAALDHALSARISAIEEGQAKYSLLLAEDGGIIDDLVVYRTGADRFLVVANAGNRGPAVEAILARTAGFDCVVGDESDDVALIALQGPASVEILTRVEGFDIPGLDELRYYRVVPGDFRGETVLVARTGYTGEDGFEFYLDTDAAPALWEALVEVGAPLGLVPAGLAARDTLRLEAGMPLYGHELSRETLPGQVGAGRVVALGKDGGFVGEAAARAELPADARILVGLVSEGRRAGRADYPVFATETDTEEAGIITSGALSPTLGYPIAMALVRPDLTEVGTTVYIDVRGTRLAATVTALPFYSRKKS; this is encoded by the coding sequence ATGACCGATGCCCACTCCGACGCCGACGCGCGTCGCTCTCCCCTCGATGCCGTGCACGTCGCTGCCGGCGCGAGCTTCACGGACTTCGCTGGCTGGCAGATGCCGGTGCGCTACAGCTCCGACCTCGCCGAGCACCACGCCGTGCGCACCGCAGCGGGCCTCTTCGACCTCAGCCACATGGCCGAGATCCTCGTCGTCGGTCCGCAGGCGGCGGCCGCTCTCGATCATGCGCTGAGCGCGCGCATCTCGGCGATCGAGGAGGGGCAGGCCAAGTACAGCCTGCTGCTCGCTGAGGACGGCGGCATCATCGATGACCTCGTCGTCTACCGCACGGGAGCTGACCGCTTCCTCGTGGTCGCGAACGCCGGCAACCGCGGCCCGGCGGTCGAGGCGATCCTCGCGCGCACGGCGGGCTTCGACTGCGTCGTCGGCGACGAATCCGACGACGTCGCGCTCATCGCACTGCAGGGGCCGGCGTCGGTCGAGATCCTCACGCGCGTCGAGGGATTCGACATCCCCGGACTCGACGAGCTGCGGTACTACCGCGTCGTCCCCGGCGACTTCCGCGGCGAGACCGTGCTCGTGGCGCGCACCGGCTACACGGGCGAAGACGGCTTCGAGTTCTACCTCGACACCGACGCGGCCCCCGCGCTGTGGGAGGCGCTCGTCGAGGTGGGGGCCCCGCTCGGGCTCGTGCCCGCCGGTCTCGCCGCACGCGACACGCTGCGCCTCGAAGCGGGCATGCCCCTCTACGGCCACGAGCTGAGCCGCGAGACGCTGCCGGGCCAGGTGGGCGCGGGCCGCGTGGTCGCGCTCGGCAAGGACGGCGGCTTCGTGGGGGAGGCTGCCGCTCGGGCAGAGCTTCCCGCGGATGCGCGGATCCTCGTGGGCCTCGTCTCCGAAGGCCGTCGCGCCGGACGTGCCGACTACCCCGTGTTCGCGACGGAGACCGACACCGAGGAGGCGGGCATCATCACGAGCGGCGCGCTCTCCCCGACGCTCGGCTACCCGATCGCGATGGCCCTCGTCCGCCCCGACCTCACCGAGGTCGGCACCACGGTCTACATCGACGTGCGCGGCACCCGCCTGGCCGCGACCGTCACCGCCTTGCCGTTCTACTCGAGAAAGAAGAGCTGA
- a CDS encoding ABC transporter permease, giving the protein MATLLVLLVASFVVYVLTAYSGDPLVELRGSRDPAAAQRIVYLTEVLQLETPPPLRYFSWLGGAAGCLIGQCDLGISVARGEQAVTAALATAAGSTLQLVTIATILSIVIGVAIGMTTALRQYSGYDYTVTFLTFVFYSLPVFWVAVLLKEFGAIQFNNFLRNPDIQWWTVLLIAVILGVIVSSVVGGRLAVRVRSFLIAAAATGVLVAVLALTNWFSRPTLGIVGVALMSIAIGATVLLLTTGLRQRRAVTSVGIMIAVVLAAWYPLQFLYFYMQNQWWIIPATFIALIGAGLIIGRFAGGDDRRVVMRTTAIVGGLLTLPLVLDQMLLRWSEYLQRVPLNGGFISTIGASTPSLARTDNQWLHLLDSVSHLILPTAAIMIISVATYTRYSRASLLEVMNQDYVRTARAKGLTERTVIMRHAFRNAMIPITTIIAIDFGAVIGGAIITERVFAWQGMGALFNQGLHLTDVNLVMGFFLVTGLLAVLFNIIADLLYSALDPRIRVS; this is encoded by the coding sequence GTGGCGACGCTTCTTGTGTTGCTCGTCGCCTCGTTCGTCGTCTATGTGCTCACGGCTTACTCCGGTGACCCGCTCGTCGAGCTTCGCGGAAGCCGTGACCCTGCGGCCGCGCAGCGCATCGTGTATCTCACGGAGGTCCTGCAGCTGGAGACGCCGCCGCCGCTGCGGTACTTCTCGTGGCTCGGAGGAGCCGCCGGCTGCCTCATCGGCCAGTGCGACCTCGGCATCTCGGTCGCGCGCGGCGAGCAGGCCGTCACCGCCGCTCTCGCGACGGCCGCCGGGTCGACGCTCCAGCTCGTCACGATCGCCACGATCCTCTCGATCGTCATCGGCGTCGCGATCGGCATGACGACGGCGCTTCGTCAGTACAGCGGCTACGACTACACGGTCACCTTCCTGACCTTCGTGTTCTACTCGCTCCCCGTCTTCTGGGTCGCGGTGCTCCTCAAGGAGTTCGGCGCCATCCAGTTCAACAACTTCCTGCGGAATCCCGACATCCAGTGGTGGACGGTGCTTCTCATCGCGGTGATCCTCGGCGTCATCGTGTCGTCGGTCGTCGGAGGCCGACTGGCGGTGCGTGTGCGGTCGTTCCTGATCGCCGCCGCGGCGACGGGCGTGCTCGTGGCCGTGCTCGCGCTGACCAACTGGTTCTCGCGTCCGACGCTCGGCATCGTGGGCGTCGCCCTCATGTCGATCGCGATCGGCGCGACCGTGCTGCTGCTCACCACCGGTCTGCGTCAGCGACGTGCGGTGACCTCGGTCGGCATCATGATCGCCGTCGTGCTCGCCGCCTGGTACCCGCTGCAGTTCCTCTACTTCTACATGCAGAACCAGTGGTGGATCATCCCCGCGACGTTCATCGCGCTCATCGGGGCAGGCCTCATCATCGGACGCTTCGCGGGCGGCGACGATCGGCGCGTCGTCATGAGGACCACCGCGATCGTCGGTGGACTGCTCACGCTCCCGCTCGTGCTCGACCAGATGCTCCTGCGCTGGAGCGAATACCTGCAGCGCGTGCCCCTCAACGGAGGCTTCATCTCGACGATCGGCGCTTCCACGCCGTCGCTCGCCCGAACCGACAACCAGTGGCTGCACCTGCTCGACTCGGTCTCGCACCTCATCCTGCCGACCGCGGCGATCATGATCATCTCGGTCGCGACCTACACCCGCTACTCGCGCGCCAGCCTCCTCGAGGTCATGAACCAGGACTACGTGCGCACCGCGCGAGCGAAGGGCCTCACCGAGCGCACCGTGATCATGCGCCACGCGTTCCGCAACGCGATGATCCCGATCACGACGATCATCGCGATTGACTTCGGCGCCGTCATCGGCGGTGCGATCATCACCGAGCGCGTCTTCGCGTGGCAGGGAATGGGTGCCCTCTTCAATCAGGGTCTCCACCTGACAGACGTCAACCTCGTCATGGGCTTCTTCCTCGTGACGGGTCTGCTGGCTGTGCTCTTCAACATCATCGCCGACCTTCTGTACTCGGCACTCGATCCGCGAATCCGGGTGAGCTGA
- a CDS encoding 1-acyl-sn-glycerol-3-phosphate acyltransferase: MLRRLVARTFWTFSRWTLKTEPAPTRASILIGAPHTSNWDFVLMLGIAWKLGIDFRWLGKKSLFTGWRGPIMRGLGGIPVDRNDPTSVVTDVVARIKAGENFCLVVTPDGTRGGNTGWKSGFYRIARETGMPVVLGYVDRTTMTTGLGDTIELTGDVRADMDRVRAFYADKAGFHPHKRVEPRLSNEGTSAEG, from the coding sequence ATGCTCCGACGACTCGTCGCCCGAACCTTCTGGACCTTCAGCCGCTGGACGCTGAAGACCGAACCCGCGCCGACCCGCGCAAGCATCCTCATCGGCGCCCCGCACACGTCCAACTGGGACTTCGTGCTCATGCTCGGGATCGCGTGGAAGCTCGGGATCGACTTCCGCTGGCTCGGCAAGAAGAGCCTCTTCACGGGCTGGCGCGGGCCGATCATGCGCGGCCTCGGCGGCATCCCGGTGGACCGCAACGATCCCACGAGCGTCGTGACGGATGTCGTCGCGCGCATCAAGGCGGGCGAGAACTTCTGCCTCGTCGTGACCCCGGACGGAACACGCGGCGGCAACACCGGCTGGAAGTCGGGCTTCTACCGGATCGCGCGCGAGACCGGCATGCCGGTCGTGCTCGGATATGTGGACCGCACGACCATGACGACGGGCCTCGGCGACACGATCGAGCTCACAGGCGATGTGCGCGCCGACATGGACCGCGTGCGGGCTTTCTACGCCGACAAGGCGGGCTTCCACCCGCACAAGCGCGTTGAGCCGCGTCTGTCGAACGAAGGCACCAGCGCCGAGGGCTGA
- the gcvP gene encoding aminomethyl-transferring glycine dehydrogenase, whose product MLAALGYASVDDLMDAAVPSGIRVADDLVSVLPPAASEVEALAELRALASRNRVTRPMIGLGYYGTVTPSVIQRNVLENPSWYTAYTPYQPEISQGRLEALINFQTMVTDLTGLATANASMLDEGTAVVEGMLLARRASRSASNTFLVDADALPRTKALLAHRAEAVGIELVETDFAAMPEGHSLPEAFGALIQYPGASGRLWNPADAIARVKEAGGLTVVAADLLALALITSPGELGADVAVGTTQRFGVPLGFGGPHAGYMAVRQGLERQMPGRLVGVSQDANGYPAYRLSLQTREQHIRREKATSNICTAQVLLAVMASMYAVYHGPQGIKRIARQVASRAHLLSEFLREQGLEPEHSAFFDTLRYHVPGRAASIVANASAHGILLHQVDADTVGIAVDETTTLTDLHQVAIAFGGPEARSFGFVTGLNSIPEECLRTSAYLEHPVFNTHRTETGMMRYLKYLADKDYALDRGMIPLGSCTMKLNAATEMAAVTWPEFANLHPFAPEADSAGYRELIGQLSTWLAEVTGYDTVSLQPNAGSQGELAGLLAIRGYHRANGDTQRTVCLIPSSAHGTNAASAVLAGMRVVVVACDELGNVDLDDLRAKVEEHADDLAALMVTYPSTHGVYEHDIRDITDAVHAAGGQVYVDGANLNALLGYARFGDFGGDVSHLNLHKTFCIPHGGGGPGVGPVAAKAHLAPYLPTETENPVSSAPFGSPSILPISWSYVRMMGAEGLKRATGAAVLAANYIAARLSEHYPVLYAGDNGLVAHECILDLRPLREATGITVDDVAKRLIDYGFHAPTMSFPVAGTLMVEPTESEDLAELDRFIEAMIHIKREADAVGAGEWPADDNPLVNAPHTAESVIAGEWAHAYDRETAVYPVHSLVHGGKYWPPVRRIDQAYGDRNLVCACPPPEAFA is encoded by the coding sequence ATGCTCGCCGCCCTCGGGTACGCGAGCGTCGACGACCTCATGGATGCTGCGGTGCCGTCAGGCATCCGCGTCGCCGATGACCTCGTCTCGGTGCTGCCGCCCGCGGCGTCCGAGGTCGAGGCGCTCGCCGAGCTGCGGGCGCTCGCGTCGCGCAACCGCGTGACGCGCCCGATGATCGGGCTCGGGTACTACGGAACCGTCACGCCGAGCGTGATCCAGCGCAACGTGCTCGAGAACCCCAGCTGGTACACGGCCTACACGCCGTACCAGCCGGAGATCTCGCAGGGGCGTCTTGAGGCGCTCATCAACTTCCAGACGATGGTCACCGACCTCACGGGCCTCGCGACCGCGAACGCGTCGATGCTCGATGAGGGCACCGCGGTCGTCGAGGGCATGCTGCTCGCGCGCCGTGCCTCGCGCAGCGCGTCGAACACATTCCTCGTGGACGCGGATGCGCTCCCGCGCACCAAGGCGCTCCTCGCTCACCGTGCCGAGGCTGTCGGCATCGAGCTCGTCGAGACCGACTTCGCGGCCATGCCCGAGGGGCACAGCCTGCCCGAAGCGTTCGGCGCGCTCATCCAGTACCCGGGTGCTTCCGGGCGCCTGTGGAACCCCGCGGATGCGATCGCGCGCGTCAAGGAGGCGGGCGGTCTCACGGTCGTCGCCGCCGATCTGCTCGCGCTCGCGCTCATCACCTCCCCGGGCGAGCTCGGCGCCGACGTCGCGGTCGGCACCACACAGCGCTTCGGCGTGCCGCTCGGCTTCGGCGGCCCTCACGCGGGCTACATGGCGGTGCGCCAGGGCCTCGAGCGTCAGATGCCGGGTCGCCTCGTGGGCGTCTCGCAGGACGCGAACGGCTACCCCGCGTACCGCCTCTCACTGCAGACCCGCGAGCAGCACATCCGCCGAGAGAAGGCCACGAGCAACATCTGCACCGCGCAGGTGCTCCTCGCCGTCATGGCGTCGATGTACGCCGTCTACCACGGGCCGCAGGGCATCAAGCGGATCGCGCGGCAGGTCGCCTCGCGTGCCCACCTGCTCTCCGAGTTCCTGCGCGAGCAGGGCCTCGAACCGGAGCACTCGGCGTTCTTCGACACGTTGCGCTACCACGTGCCTGGTCGCGCGGCGTCGATCGTGGCGAATGCATCGGCCCATGGCATCCTCCTGCACCAGGTCGACGCCGACACCGTCGGCATCGCCGTCGACGAGACGACGACACTGACCGACCTGCACCAGGTGGCGATCGCCTTCGGCGGCCCCGAGGCGCGCAGCTTCGGCTTCGTCACCGGACTGAACTCCATCCCCGAGGAGTGCCTGCGCACCTCCGCCTACCTCGAGCACCCGGTGTTCAACACGCACCGCACCGAGACCGGCATGATGCGCTACCTCAAGTACCTCGCCGACAAGGACTACGCGCTCGACCGCGGCATGATCCCGCTCGGCTCGTGCACCATGAAGCTCAATGCGGCGACCGAGATGGCGGCCGTCACGTGGCCCGAGTTCGCGAACCTGCACCCCTTCGCGCCCGAGGCCGACTCGGCGGGCTACCGCGAGCTCATCGGCCAGCTCTCCACCTGGCTCGCCGAGGTCACGGGCTACGACACCGTGTCGTTGCAGCCCAACGCCGGCAGCCAGGGCGAGCTCGCGGGCCTCCTCGCGATCCGCGGCTACCACCGCGCCAACGGCGACACCCAGCGCACCGTATGCCTCATCCCGTCGAGCGCCCACGGCACGAACGCCGCGTCGGCGGTGCTCGCGGGGATGCGCGTCGTGGTCGTGGCATGCGATGAGCTCGGCAACGTCGACCTCGACGACCTCCGCGCGAAAGTCGAGGAGCACGCGGATGACCTCGCGGCGCTCATGGTCACCTACCCTTCGACGCACGGCGTCTACGAGCACGACATCCGCGACATCACGGATGCGGTTCACGCCGCGGGCGGTCAGGTGTACGTCGACGGCGCGAACCTCAACGCGCTGCTCGGCTACGCGCGCTTCGGCGACTTCGGGGGAGATGTCTCGCACCTGAACCTGCACAAGACGTTCTGCATCCCGCACGGCGGCGGCGGCCCCGGAGTCGGCCCGGTCGCGGCGAAGGCGCACCTCGCGCCCTACCTGCCCACCGAGACCGAGAACCCGGTGAGCTCGGCGCCGTTCGGCAGCCCCAGCATCCTGCCGATCTCGTGGTCGTACGTGCGCATGATGGGTGCAGAGGGCCTCAAGCGGGCCACGGGCGCGGCCGTGCTCGCGGCGAACTACATCGCGGCGCGACTCAGCGAGCACTACCCGGTGCTCTACGCGGGCGATAACGGCCTCGTGGCGCACGAGTGCATCCTCGACCTGCGCCCGCTGCGCGAGGCCACCGGCATCACCGTCGACGATGTCGCGAAGCGCCTCATCGACTACGGCTTCCACGCGCCTACGATGTCGTTCCCTGTCGCGGGCACGCTCATGGTCGAGCCGACCGAATCCGAGGATCTCGCCGAGCTCGATCGCTTCATCGAGGCGATGATCCACATCAAGCGCGAAGCGGATGCGGTGGGCGCGGGGGAGTGGCCGGCGGATGACAACCCGCTCGTGAACGCGCCGCACACCGCGGAGTCGGTCATCGCGGGGGAGTGGGCGCACGCCTACGACCGCGAGACGGCCGTCTACCCCGTGCACTCGCTCGTGCACGGCGGCAAGTACTGGCCGCCCGTGCGCCGCATCGACCAGGCGTACGGTGACCGCAACCTCGTGTGCGCGTGCCCGCCTCCCGAGGCATTCGCGTAG
- a CDS encoding ATP-dependent DNA ligase, giving the protein MGSLLYGMSGIEVSFDDRVLAHLEIVINTKLRRRESFMLSWRDSAGVGDGRSSVWLDTAIPLYFRYSGSRLPLIDKEWLEELLAQSSSTRGLVLGEDPATEQLVRAHDNSTKRKDHPAR; this is encoded by the coding sequence ATGGGATCACTGCTCTACGGCATGTCGGGTATCGAAGTCTCCTTCGACGACAGAGTGCTCGCGCATCTCGAGATCGTGATCAACACGAAGCTCCGACGCCGCGAGTCGTTCATGCTCAGCTGGCGCGACTCGGCCGGGGTCGGCGACGGACGCAGCTCCGTCTGGCTCGATACCGCCATCCCCCTGTACTTCCGCTACTCGGGCAGCCGCCTGCCGCTGATCGACAAGGAATGGCTCGAAGAGCTGCTCGCGCAGTCGTCGTCGACGCGCGGACTCGTGCTGGGTGAGGATCCGGCGACCGAGCAGCTCGTGCGCGCCCACGACAACAGCACCAAGCGCAAGGATCACCCCGCGCGCTGA
- a CDS encoding ABC transporter family substrate-binding protein: protein MAAGAVVAAGALVLSGCTPPYESEVIEDTEISVAWNDIIDEFNGDSASGNNTANANVLYLMHGPGFWYYDNEPALVRNTDFGTYEKISEDPLQVKYTVNDGVKWSDGTDIDGADLALAWATIFGAVPDAGFSHANAKPELAASFPEVDGRSITITYDKAYVDWETQFELGVAAHGTVQLAYPEITDAGEAKKQFLEALENEDIEWLTKVAEAWNQGYQATNTPDNSLITLSAGPYVLEELVEDQYVTLVANEAYAWGPSPKYERVTIRQIEDSTAQIQAIDNGDVQIAAGQPTADVLKLAEALTNAEMHTGDEATYEHVDLTFDNGGPFDPATYGGDEEKAKAVRLAFLKTIPRQQILDNLIKPLNPNAEIRNSILVIPGGPGYDEIAESNGSAEVGNADIDGAKALLAEAGVATPIEVKFWYPEGNVRRGQQFELISQSAALAGFTLVDDSEPTWAFTDRVAMPVNAHDATLFAWQSTSLALTGSDQYLGTGQASNFGSYSNAEVDQLLKDLETELDPAKQIAIQKEIEKFAWSEGYGLTLFQHPGLTVWNSSVTGVKPSPLAPTYFWNFWEWAPAA from the coding sequence ATGGCCGCTGGCGCCGTGGTCGCGGCCGGAGCGCTCGTTCTGAGCGGCTGCACGCCGCCTTACGAGTCCGAGGTCATCGAGGACACCGAGATCTCGGTCGCCTGGAACGACATCATCGATGAGTTCAACGGCGACAGCGCATCCGGTAACAACACGGCCAACGCCAACGTCCTGTACCTCATGCACGGCCCGGGGTTCTGGTACTACGACAACGAGCCCGCTCTCGTCCGCAACACCGACTTCGGAACCTACGAGAAGATCAGCGAAGACCCGCTGCAGGTCAAGTACACCGTCAACGACGGTGTGAAGTGGTCTGACGGCACGGACATCGATGGTGCCGACCTCGCGCTCGCGTGGGCGACCATCTTCGGCGCCGTTCCCGACGCCGGGTTCTCGCACGCCAACGCCAAGCCCGAGCTCGCCGCCTCCTTCCCGGAGGTCGACGGCCGCTCGATCACCATCACCTACGACAAGGCCTACGTCGACTGGGAGACCCAGTTCGAGCTCGGCGTCGCAGCCCACGGCACCGTGCAGCTCGCGTACCCCGAGATCACCGACGCCGGTGAGGCCAAGAAGCAGTTCCTCGAGGCTCTCGAGAACGAAGACATCGAGTGGCTGACCAAGGTCGCCGAGGCGTGGAACCAGGGCTACCAGGCCACCAACACGCCTGACAACTCGCTCATCACGCTCTCGGCCGGCCCGTACGTGCTCGAGGAGCTCGTCGAAGACCAGTACGTGACCCTCGTCGCGAACGAGGCGTACGCGTGGGGCCCCTCGCCCAAGTACGAGCGCGTCACGATCCGTCAGATCGAGGACTCGACCGCGCAGATCCAGGCCATCGACAACGGTGACGTGCAGATCGCGGCCGGCCAGCCGACCGCGGACGTGCTGAAGCTCGCGGAGGCGCTCACCAACGCCGAGATGCACACGGGCGACGAGGCCACCTACGAGCACGTCGACCTGACGTTCGACAACGGCGGCCCCTTCGACCCGGCCACCTACGGCGGCGACGAGGAGAAGGCCAAGGCCGTCCGCCTCGCGTTCCTCAAGACGATCCCGCGTCAGCAGATCCTCGACAACCTCATCAAGCCGCTCAACCCGAACGCTGAGATCCGCAACTCGATCCTCGTGATCCCCGGCGGCCCCGGCTACGACGAGATCGCGGAGTCGAACGGCTCGGCCGAGGTCGGCAACGCCGACATCGACGGTGCGAAGGCCCTCCTCGCGGAGGCCGGCGTCGCCACGCCGATCGAGGTCAAGTTCTGGTACCCCGAGGGCAACGTCCGTCGTGGTCAGCAGTTCGAGCTCATCTCGCAGTCGGCAGCTCTCGCGGGCTTCACGCTCGTGGACGACTCCGAGCCGACCTGGGCCTTCACGGACCGCGTCGCCATGCCGGTCAACGCTCACGACGCGACCCTGTTCGCGTGGCAGTCGACGAGCCTCGCGCTCACCGGCTCTGACCAGTACCTCGGTACCGGCCAGGCGAGCAACTTCGGCAGCTACAGCAACGCCGAGGTCGACCAGCTCCTCAAGGACCTGGAGACCGAGCTCGACCCCGCGAAGCAGATCGCGATCCAGAAGGAGATCGAGAAGTTCGCGTGGAGCGAGGGCTACGGCCTCACGCTCTTCCAGCACCCCGGCCTCACGGTCTGGAACTCGAGCGTGACCGGCGTCAAGCCGAGCCCCCTGGCACCGACCTACTTCTGGAACTTCTGGGAGTGGGCACCGGCCGCCTAA
- a CDS encoding CPBP family intramembrane glutamic endopeptidase, which produces MDTAGTLEPSRARLWAEISIVLALGLGQSAVYAIVALAYRLTSEVALRDQTATLNPSRSDREVFDLIYQLLSIGFAIVPALLVCYLLWSPRRPRLSRLGLDGTRVGRDIGWGVALVAAIGIPGIALYLVGRGAGWFVAVNPAGLGDHWWTIPVLLLAAVRASVQEEFVALGYLFARLRDLGWGPWPIIIATSVLRATYHLYQGPGAFVGNLAMGLLFGWLYARTGRLLPFLVAHFLIDAAVFVGYPWVAGMWPELFGLPG; this is translated from the coding sequence GTGGACACCGCTGGCACCCTCGAACCGTCGCGCGCCCGCCTCTGGGCGGAGATATCCATCGTGCTCGCGCTCGGGCTCGGGCAGTCCGCCGTGTACGCGATCGTGGCACTCGCCTACCGACTCACGAGCGAGGTCGCGCTGCGTGACCAGACAGCGACCCTCAACCCGTCGCGCAGCGACCGCGAGGTGTTCGACCTCATCTACCAGCTGCTCTCGATCGGCTTCGCGATCGTTCCGGCGCTGCTCGTGTGCTACCTCCTGTGGTCGCCGCGCCGACCGCGGCTGTCGCGCCTCGGACTGGACGGCACGCGCGTGGGCCGCGACATCGGGTGGGGTGTCGCCCTCGTCGCCGCGATCGGCATCCCCGGCATCGCGCTCTACCTCGTGGGGCGCGGCGCCGGCTGGTTCGTCGCGGTGAATCCCGCGGGCCTCGGCGACCACTGGTGGACGATCCCCGTGCTCCTGCTCGCCGCCGTGCGGGCGTCGGTGCAGGAGGAGTTCGTGGCCCTGGGCTACCTGTTCGCGCGCCTTCGTGACCTCGGCTGGGGACCCTGGCCCATCATCATCGCGACCTCGGTGCTGCGCGCGACCTACCACCTGTATCAGGGCCCAGGCGCATTCGTCGGAAACCTCGCGATGGGGCTGCTGTTCGGCTGGCTCTATGCGCGAACCGGGCGCCTGCTGCCGTTCCTCGTGGCGCACTTCCTCATCGACGCCGCCGTCTTCGTGGGCTATCCATGGGTCGCGGGGATGTGGCCCGAGCTCTTCGGGCTGCCGGGCTAG
- a CDS encoding carboxymuconolactone decarboxylase family protein, with translation MSIIRTPEPGDATGEAAALYAADIESMGYVPSHTRVMANNPAAVHAFESLVRASTRTLDKRRYELVTLAAARAIRSQACLLAHGLRTLSVIDEDELTRIAADYRSAGLSEAEVEMMAYAEQLSTDSSSMTEADAARLREVGFSDDEIVDITIAAAARNFYSRALHALGVEVDEPPGLPEGLRQALLEGAGAQEA, from the coding sequence ATGAGCATCATCCGCACCCCCGAACCCGGCGACGCGACCGGTGAGGCCGCAGCCCTCTACGCCGCCGACATCGAGAGCATGGGCTACGTGCCCTCGCACACGCGGGTCATGGCCAACAACCCCGCCGCCGTGCATGCTTTCGAATCCCTCGTGCGGGCGTCGACGCGCACCCTCGACAAGCGCCGCTACGAGCTCGTGACACTCGCGGCCGCGCGCGCGATCCGCTCGCAGGCGTGCCTGCTCGCGCATGGTCTGAGGACGCTCTCGGTGATCGACGAGGACGAACTCACTCGCATCGCCGCCGACTATCGCTCCGCGGGGCTCTCAGAGGCCGAGGTCGAGATGATGGCCTACGCAGAGCAGCTCTCGACCGATTCGTCGTCGATGACAGAGGCAGATGCCGCACGGTTGCGCGAGGTCGGGTTCTCGGACGACGAGATCGTCGACATCACCATCGCCGCCGCCGCCCGCAACTTCTACTCCCGCGCCCTGCACGCGCTCGGGGTTGAGGTCGACGAACCTCCGGGTCTGCCGGAGGGCCTGCGTCAGGCGCTCCTGGAAGGTGCGGGTGCCCAGGAGGCGTAG
- the gcvH gene encoding glycine cleavage system protein GcvH, translating into MSLPAELAYTAEHEWVAVDGDIARIGITAYAAGKLGDVVFVDLPQVGSAAVSGRVVGEIESTKSVGELYAPVDGEIVEVNDAVAADPSLVNSDPFGAGWLIAVRFSELPTLLTSDEYAALTAE; encoded by the coding sequence ATGTCCCTCCCCGCTGAACTCGCCTACACGGCCGAACACGAGTGGGTCGCCGTCGACGGCGACATCGCGCGCATCGGCATCACCGCCTACGCCGCCGGCAAGCTCGGCGACGTCGTCTTCGTCGACCTTCCGCAGGTCGGCTCCGCTGCCGTCTCGGGTCGCGTCGTCGGCGAGATCGAGTCGACCAAGTCGGTGGGCGAGCTCTACGCGCCCGTCGACGGCGAGATCGTCGAGGTCAACGACGCCGTCGCCGCCGACCCCTCGCTCGTCAACTCCGACCCGTTCGGCGCCGGCTGGCTGATCGCCGTGCGCTTCAGCGAGCTGCCGACGCTGCTCACCTCCGACGAGTACGCCGCACTCACCGCCGAGTAA